In one window of Pseudorasbora parva isolate DD20220531a chromosome 7, ASM2467924v1, whole genome shotgun sequence DNA:
- the LOC137083938 gene encoding keratin-associated protein 4-11-like yields MHLSRDLSLLHTSQCICVFSCTSQFISYCTSHCISHYSSTSQCISYFSCTSYCVSHCISHFSCTSQCISYCTSQCISHFSCTSQYFSHFTCTSQCISHFSCISQCISHFSCTSQYFSHFTCTSQCISHFSCTSQYFSHFSCTSQCICHFSCTSHSISHFSCTSQCISHFSCPSQYISHFSCTSQCICHFSCTSQCISYCTSHCISHFSCTSQYFSHFTCTSQCISHFSCTSQCISHFSCTSQYFSHFTCTSQCISHFSCTSQYFSHFSCTSQCICHFSCTSH; encoded by the coding sequence atgcatctctcacgggatctctcacttctccatacctctcaatgcatctgtgtcttctcctgcacctctcaattcatctcttactgcacctctcactgcatctctcactactCCTCCActtctcaatgcatctcttacttctcctgcacctcttaCTGcgtctctcactgcatctctcacttctcctgcacctctcaatgcatctcttactgcacctctcaatgcatctctcacttctcctgcacctctcaatacTTCTCTCACTtcacctgcacctctcaatgcatctctcacttctcctgcatctctcaatgcatctctcacttctcctgcacctctcaatacTTCTCTCACTtcacctgcacctctcaatgcatctctcacttctcctgcacctctcaatacTTCTCTCatttctcctgcacctctcaatgcatctgtcacttctcctgcacctctcactcaatctctcacttctcctgcacctctcaatgcatctctcacttctcctgcccCTCTCAAtacatctctcacttctcctgcacctctcaatgcatctgtcacttctcctgcacctctcaatgcatctcttactgcacctctcactgcatctctcacttctcctgcacctctcaatacTTCTCTCACTtcacctgcacctctcaatgcatctctcacttctcctgcacctctcaatgcatctctcacttctcctgcacctctcaatacTTCTCTCACTtcacctgcacctctcaatgcatctctcacttctcctgcacctctcaatacTTCTCTCatttctcctgcacctctcaatgcatctgtcacttctcctgcacctctcactga